The following proteins are co-located in the Numida meleagris isolate 19003 breed g44 Domestic line chromosome 8, NumMel1.0, whole genome shotgun sequence genome:
- the ASB12 gene encoding ankyrin repeat and SOCS box protein 12 isoform X2, which yields MHLDNEQQPAYCGGQSYNELSWQGRILHETTSALPILGVSITCLAEISGFTAYNEMVLRRQTKKMSLMDINKIFSMLQPREEEDNGESEELNQAVSEDDYQTLDKLLHQDRYKRVINSRSGWGVPSTPLRLAASKGHLRSLQVLLAHGAEVDSLDVKAQTPLFTAVSNGHLECVKALLEAGAGPSGSIYNNCSPLLTAARDGNTEILQQLLEYGAETNVQARVPEWAANSTACSGPLYLAAVYGHLECFRLLLLYGADPNYNCTDERMIARIKEPKTLLEICLRHSCRQEFIKLLLDFGANVYLPNIKKTAPGSEGLELLLQARAHPRSLMSQSRLVVRRILKQAGRAHALSKLDIPPVLVSYLQHQP from the exons ATGCATTTGGACAATGAGCAGCAACCGGCGTACTGTGGAGGCCAGAGCTACAATGAGCTGTCCTGGCAAG GAAGAATTCTCCATGAGACCACATCTGCTTTGCCTATCTTGGGTGTGAGCATCACCTGCCTCGCAGAG ATATCAGGCTTTACTGCTTACAATGAAATGGTACTCAggagacagacaaaaaaaatgagcttaATGGACATCAATAAGATTTTCTCCATGCTCCAGCCCAGAGAAGAAGAAGATAATGGAGAAAGTGAGGAGCTGAACCAAGCGGTGTCTGAGGACGATTACCAAACTCTTGACAAGCTCTTGCACCAAGACAGGTACAAGAGAGTCATCAACAGCAGGAGTGGCTGGGGCGTTCCCAGCACCCCACTGCGCCTGGCCGCCTCCAAAGGCCACCTCAGGAGCCTGCAGGTCCTCCTGGCTCATGGGGCGGAGGTGGACAGCCTGGACGTGAAGGCCCAAACCCCACTCTTCACAGCAGTCAGCAATGGCCACCTGGAGTGTGTGAAAGCGCTGCTGGAGGCTGGAGCTGGCCCCTCTGGCAGCATCTACaacaattgctcaccactgCTGACTGCAGCTAGGGATGGGAACACTGAgattctgcagcagctcctggagtATGGTGCCGAGACCAATGTCCAAGCGAGGGTGCCCGAGTGGGCTGCCAACTCCACTGCTTGTTCTGGGCCGCTTTACCTCGCGGCCGTCTATGGGCACCTGGAATGCTTTAGGTTGCTGCTGCTCTATGGTGCTGATCCCAACTACAACTGCACCGATGAGAGGATGATCGCACGCATCAAGGAGCCCAAGACTCTGCTGGAGATCTGCCTGAGGCACAGCTGCCGGCAGGAGTTCATCAAGCTGCTTCTTGACTTTGGAGCCAATGTGTATTTGCCAAACATCAAGAAGACAGCACCTGGTAGTGAGggcctggagctgctgttgcAGGCAAGAG CTCATCCCAGGTCCCTGATGTCTCAGTCTAGGCTGGTGGTGAGGCGCATCCTGAAGCAGGCTGGCCGTGCACATGCCCTCAGCAAGCTGGACATTCCGCCAGTGCTGGTGAGCTACCTCCAACATCAGCCTTAG
- the AMER1 gene encoding APC membrane recruitment protein 1: METACTEEAARTRSQSAACRQCKGGEQQPEENSERLSQRSDASAAAAEQQQPQAPSGKLKKTAFKLFGGKRSICTLPSFFSSRNKGQGKGASKKGLSKSKTHDGISGTAYDEGSGAQLESPSDGSRDSHPCLLPSSQSVHVAIDTSVKFDFGRQDSSPPGSIEGNEKKPNGDKSSFPRPKKGLKGLLNSIRRHRKSKVAECEKTELSEWPGDSEETSKAQGTKAETPGAVEERGPGSVPPAAACPGSSVDNCSVRTEADFGEAAEPDWLQADKGSCEGNVMAVPGDKDDLDAKSEVDAVVYTESNYSHLPVALHPDLADNDPPSLHSGDQLSLLFGDVTSLKSFDSLTGCGDIIAEPDILSIAESTISVERSRDTAKRSPCLVTYQGGGEEMAMSEEEYLQQIWEGTAEEGRSYEAPLPPAVSSPELQAVSSKLETRGLHEGEVHLYAGGAVDGVELLTPQSDQQESAPNSDEGYYDSTTPGPEDETGDGLCEIKKDRLPRDSYSGDALYEFYEPDDTLMSPSHGEQSLFESKVSHPEIFSYFLDFCLPAEKSLIQMMDQKRGVMETEEERLAAIQKELLFWELQREPGLKRLDVPNKEKCPREKQHVECKTRAANLIGKNQSCLGSEQIASQALNRSVTGGISVARAENPEWSDFPGPLCPENCYNSQKAQGSCLIQLMKNNPGFDSDPDHASFAGPLHGSAAPAKLGMFPSHRPLEHEGCSQNDHHSGVEAASREPQADHECEPEHAMSFSQALVEFTSSGTLFSSLSESLGSSDSGSSFTQNLPVLPTMVTFDIVDVEQEGEGECEQHLEMNADEEMAASFEAFDESYMQKESFAECDERMFLGYPQGSSQSCNWGVASLPRHLRLHGLSPAMPAPLSLNRRSRSLDTESLEFELADLQVSKNGLKPCQLWSKWDKKYSDGVRRSRSKEEAELTAPEGGEANGVLSWPGLQYLQYDAELAPGGIKHWGFAPAAGMQSSWEPSERSDADPSFLPLSRSSARETLERQPQDPEPNRLLVRPSNLPLQPDTRQPQEASGSYRYHGEAPAKKLARVLPLGEPEQSQNISFAQSPEKPTKCKPVGVTHGMPQFHDNDDTETLKSSACFAECHGSASKELLKGRAATGNALPGGCLSTAVNCEPPLSNTIHDAKCGSSPSAQSHCC, translated from the exons ATGGAAACAGCCTGCACGGAGGAGGCTGCCAGGACCCGGTCGCAGTCTGCAGCTTGCAGGCAGTGCAAGGGCGGTGAGCAGCAGCCGGAGGAGAACAGTGAGCGGCTGTCCCAGCGGAGTGATGCTTCAGCCGCGGCtgcggagcagcagcagccccaggcacccTCCGGcaagctgaagaaaactgctttcaagCTGTTTGGAGGGAAGAGGAGTATATGTACACTGCCAAgtttcttcagcagcagaaacaaaggcCAGGGGAAAGGAGCTTCGAAAAAGGGTCTCAGTAAAAGTAAGACTCACGATGGGATCAGCGGCACTGCATATGATGAGGGCAGCGGGGCGCAGTTGGAAAGCCCTTCGGATGGAAGCAGGGATTCTCATCCTTGCCTGCTGCCAAGCTCCCAAAGTGTTCACGTGGCCATAGACACCAGTGTCAAGTTTGATTTTGGCCGGCAGGATAGCTCTCCGCCAGGGAGTATTGAGGGCAATGAAAAGAAGCCCAACGGAGACAAGTCATCCTTCCCCAGACCAAAAAAAGGCCTGAAGGGGCTTCTCAACAGCATCCGGCGTCACCGTAAGAGCAAGGTTGCCGAGTGTGAGAAAACAGAGCTCTCTGAGTGGCCTGGGGATTCGGAGGAGACCAGCAAAGCTCAAGGCACAAAAGCGGAAACCCCTGGAGCTGTGGAGGAAAGGGGACCCGGATctgtccctcctgcagcagcctgcccagggagctCAGTGGATAACTGCTCGGTGCGCACAGAAGCTGACTTTGGGGAGGCTGCTGAGCCAGACTGGCTCCAAGCTGATAAGGGCAGCTGTGAGGGCAATGTGATGGCAGTGCCTGGGGACAAGGATGACCTGGATGCAAAATCAGAGGTAGATGCTGTTGTCTACACAGAGTCCAACTACAGCCATCTCCCAGTGGCCCTTCATCCAGACTTAGCAGACAACGACCCTCCCTCATTACACTCTGGGGACCAGCTGAGTCTCCTCTTTGGAGACGTCACATCCCTGAAAAGCTTTGATTCCCTCACGGGTTGCGGAGACATCATTGCTGAGCCTGACATCCTCAGCATTGCTGAGAGCACGATCTCTGTGGAGCGCAGCAGAGACACGGCTAAACGGAGCCCGTGCCTCGTCACCTACCAGGGAGGCGGGGAGGAGATGGCCATGTCTGAGGAGGAGTACCTCCAGCAGATATGGGAGGGCACCGCTGAAGAGGGCAGGAGCTACGAAGCCCCGCTGCCTCCAGCTGTGAGCAGTCCCGAACTGCAGGCAGTGAGCAGCAAGTTGGAGACGCGTGGTTTGCATGAGGGGGAGGTCCACCTCTATGCTGGTGGGGCAGTGGATGGGGTTGAGCTCCTGACACCACAGAGCGACCAGCAAGAGTCCGCGCCTAACAGCGATGAGGGATATTATGACTCCACCACACCGGGACCGGAGGATGAAACTGGGGATGGGCTTTGTGAGATCAAGAAGGACCGTCTTCCCAGAGACAGCTACAGCGGCGATGCACTTTATGAGTTTTATGAGCCCGATGACACACTAATGAGCCCCTCTCATGGGGAACAATCCCTGTTTGAGAGCAAAGTCTCTCACCCGGAGATCTTCAGCTACTTCTTGGACTTCTGCCTCCCTGCTGAGAAGAGCTTGATCCAGATGATGGATCAGAAGAGGGGGGTTATGGAAACCGAAGAAGAGCGGCTAGCTGCCATTCAGAAAGAGCTGCTGTTTtgggagctgcagagggaaCCAGGCTTGAAGCGACTTGATGTTCCCAACAAAGAGAAGTGTCCCAGGGAAAAGCAGCATGTTGAATGTAAAACTAGAGCAGCCAACTTGATTGGCAAAAATCAGAGTTGCCTTGGTAGTGAGCAGATTGCCTCTCAAGCTCTAAACAGGAGTGTGACTGGTGGGATTTCGGTGGCTAGAGCTGAAAATCCAGAATGGAGTGATTTTCCAGGGCCTTTGTGTCCAGAGAACTGTTACAACAGCCAAAAAGCCCAAGGAAGTTGCCTTATTCAGCTCATGAAGAACAACCCAGGGTTTGATTCTGACCCAGATCATGCGTCGTTTGCGGGACCCCTCCATGGCAGTGCAGCCCCGGCCAAACTGGGGATGTTCCCCAGCCACAGACCCCTGGAGCATGAGGGCTGCTCGCAGAATGACCACCACAGTGGGGTGGAGGCTGCCAGCAGAGAGCCCCAGGCTGACCACGAGTGCGAACCTGAGCATGCCATGAGCTTCTCACAAGCTTTGGTGGAGTTCACCAGCAGTGGGAccctcttctccagcctctcGGAAAGCCTGGGCAGCTCCGACTCTGGCTCTTCCTTCACTCAGAACCTCCCCGTCCTCCCCACCATGGTCACGTTCGACATTGTTGACGTggagcaggaaggggaaggggagtgCGAACAGCACCTAGAGATGAATGCTGATGAGGAGATGGCTGCGTCCTTTGAGGCCTTCGATGAGAGCTACATGCAGAAGGAGTCGTTTGCTGAATGTGACGAGAGAATGTTCCTGGGGTACCCCCAGGGCTCCTCCCAGAGCTGTAACTGGGGGGTTGCCAGCCTGCCCCGGCACCTGCGTCTGCACGGGCTCAGCCCTGCCATGCCAGCACCGCTCTCCCTTAACAGGAGAAGCAGGTCGCTTGACACGGAGAGCCTGGAGTTTGAACTTGCGGACTTGCAGGTTTCCAAGAACGGCCTTAAGCCTTGCCAGCTGTGGTCAAAATGGGACAAAAAGTATTCAGATGGAGTGAGAAGGAGCAGAAGCAAAGAGGAGGCCGAATTGACAGCTCCTGAAGGTGGGGAGGCCAATGGTGTGCTGAGCTGGCCGGGCTTGCAGTACCTCCAGTACGATGCCGAGCTGGCTCCCGGGGGGATCAAACACTGGGGTtttgctccagctgctgggatgcagagcagctgggagccaTCAGAGCGGTCAGATGCGGACCCCTCCTTTTTGCCCCTTTCCAGGAGCAGTGCCAGAGAAACTCTGGAAAGGCAGCCTCAAGATCCGGAGCCAAACAGGCTCCTGGTCAGGCCATCCAACTTACCTCTGCAGCCTGACACGAGGCAGCCCCAGGAGGCGTCTGGGTCATACAGGTATCACGGAGAAGCCCCGGCCAAAAAGCTCGCGCGTGTGCTCCCGCTGGGGGAACCAGAGCAGTCACAGAACATCAGCTTTGCCCAGTCCCCGGAGAAACCAACCAAGTGCAAACCTGTCGGCGTCACCCATGGAATGCCCCAGTTCCACGACAACGATGACACCGAAACCTTAAAAAGCtcagcctgctttgcagagtgCCACGGGAGTGCcagcaaagagctgctgaaAGGGAGAGCTGCAACGGGGAATGCGCTGCCCGGCGGCTGCCTGAGCACTGCAGTGAAT tgcGAACCACCACTCTCGAACACAATACACGATGCAAAATGTGGTAGCAGCCCCAGTGCACAGTCCCACTGCTGCTAG
- the ASB12 gene encoding ankyrin repeat and SOCS box protein 12 isoform X1, whose amino-acid sequence MPVGAKFSPGSLALLLWCHFSCELDSLRPSTCAEWMFIPDRARASLSLPPPLFFFSYLNQGRILHETTSALPILGVSITCLAEISGFTAYNEMVLRRQTKKMSLMDINKIFSMLQPREEEDNGESEELNQAVSEDDYQTLDKLLHQDRYKRVINSRSGWGVPSTPLRLAASKGHLRSLQVLLAHGAEVDSLDVKAQTPLFTAVSNGHLECVKALLEAGAGPSGSIYNNCSPLLTAARDGNTEILQQLLEYGAETNVQARVPEWAANSTACSGPLYLAAVYGHLECFRLLLLYGADPNYNCTDERMIARIKEPKTLLEICLRHSCRQEFIKLLLDFGANVYLPNIKKTAPGSEGLELLLQARAHPRSLMSQSRLVVRRILKQAGRAHALSKLDIPPVLVSYLQHQP is encoded by the exons ATGCCTGTGGGGGCTAAATTTAGCCCAGGCTCCCTGGCCCTTCTCCTGTGGTGTCATTTCAGCTGCGAGCTTGACAGCCTGCGCCCTTCCACTTGTGCAGAGTGGATGTTCATCCCTGACAGAGCGAGagcctctctttctcttccccctccccttttttttttttcctatttaaaccAAGGAAGAATTCTCCATGAGACCACATCTGCTTTGCCTATCTTGGGTGTGAGCATCACCTGCCTCGCAGAG ATATCAGGCTTTACTGCTTACAATGAAATGGTACTCAggagacagacaaaaaaaatgagcttaATGGACATCAATAAGATTTTCTCCATGCTCCAGCCCAGAGAAGAAGAAGATAATGGAGAAAGTGAGGAGCTGAACCAAGCGGTGTCTGAGGACGATTACCAAACTCTTGACAAGCTCTTGCACCAAGACAGGTACAAGAGAGTCATCAACAGCAGGAGTGGCTGGGGCGTTCCCAGCACCCCACTGCGCCTGGCCGCCTCCAAAGGCCACCTCAGGAGCCTGCAGGTCCTCCTGGCTCATGGGGCGGAGGTGGACAGCCTGGACGTGAAGGCCCAAACCCCACTCTTCACAGCAGTCAGCAATGGCCACCTGGAGTGTGTGAAAGCGCTGCTGGAGGCTGGAGCTGGCCCCTCTGGCAGCATCTACaacaattgctcaccactgCTGACTGCAGCTAGGGATGGGAACACTGAgattctgcagcagctcctggagtATGGTGCCGAGACCAATGTCCAAGCGAGGGTGCCCGAGTGGGCTGCCAACTCCACTGCTTGTTCTGGGCCGCTTTACCTCGCGGCCGTCTATGGGCACCTGGAATGCTTTAGGTTGCTGCTGCTCTATGGTGCTGATCCCAACTACAACTGCACCGATGAGAGGATGATCGCACGCATCAAGGAGCCCAAGACTCTGCTGGAGATCTGCCTGAGGCACAGCTGCCGGCAGGAGTTCATCAAGCTGCTTCTTGACTTTGGAGCCAATGTGTATTTGCCAAACATCAAGAAGACAGCACCTGGTAGTGAGggcctggagctgctgttgcAGGCAAGAG CTCATCCCAGGTCCCTGATGTCTCAGTCTAGGCTGGTGGTGAGGCGCATCCTGAAGCAGGCTGGCCGTGCACATGCCCTCAGCAAGCTGGACATTCCGCCAGTGCTGGTGAGCTACCTCCAACATCAGCCTTAG
- the ASB12 gene encoding ankyrin repeat and SOCS box protein 12 isoform X3 gives MVLRRQTKKMSLMDINKIFSMLQPREEEDNGESEELNQAVSEDDYQTLDKLLHQDRYKRVINSRSGWGVPSTPLRLAASKGHLRSLQVLLAHGAEVDSLDVKAQTPLFTAVSNGHLECVKALLEAGAGPSGSIYNNCSPLLTAARDGNTEILQQLLEYGAETNVQARVPEWAANSTACSGPLYLAAVYGHLECFRLLLLYGADPNYNCTDERMIARIKEPKTLLEICLRHSCRQEFIKLLLDFGANVYLPNIKKTAPGSEGLELLLQARAHPRSLMSQSRLVVRRILKQAGRAHALSKLDIPPVLVSYLQHQP, from the exons ATGGTACTCAggagacagacaaaaaaaatgagcttaATGGACATCAATAAGATTTTCTCCATGCTCCAGCCCAGAGAAGAAGAAGATAATGGAGAAAGTGAGGAGCTGAACCAAGCGGTGTCTGAGGACGATTACCAAACTCTTGACAAGCTCTTGCACCAAGACAGGTACAAGAGAGTCATCAACAGCAGGAGTGGCTGGGGCGTTCCCAGCACCCCACTGCGCCTGGCCGCCTCCAAAGGCCACCTCAGGAGCCTGCAGGTCCTCCTGGCTCATGGGGCGGAGGTGGACAGCCTGGACGTGAAGGCCCAAACCCCACTCTTCACAGCAGTCAGCAATGGCCACCTGGAGTGTGTGAAAGCGCTGCTGGAGGCTGGAGCTGGCCCCTCTGGCAGCATCTACaacaattgctcaccactgCTGACTGCAGCTAGGGATGGGAACACTGAgattctgcagcagctcctggagtATGGTGCCGAGACCAATGTCCAAGCGAGGGTGCCCGAGTGGGCTGCCAACTCCACTGCTTGTTCTGGGCCGCTTTACCTCGCGGCCGTCTATGGGCACCTGGAATGCTTTAGGTTGCTGCTGCTCTATGGTGCTGATCCCAACTACAACTGCACCGATGAGAGGATGATCGCACGCATCAAGGAGCCCAAGACTCTGCTGGAGATCTGCCTGAGGCACAGCTGCCGGCAGGAGTTCATCAAGCTGCTTCTTGACTTTGGAGCCAATGTGTATTTGCCAAACATCAAGAAGACAGCACCTGGTAGTGAGggcctggagctgctgttgcAGGCAAGAG CTCATCCCAGGTCCCTGATGTCTCAGTCTAGGCTGGTGGTGAGGCGCATCCTGAAGCAGGCTGGCCGTGCACATGCCCTCAGCAAGCTGGACATTCCGCCAGTGCTGGTGAGCTACCTCCAACATCAGCCTTAG